From the genome of Erinaceus europaeus chromosome 1, mEriEur2.1, whole genome shotgun sequence:
CCTGGCAGGGCAGGAAGAGCTGTCTGACCCTTCTTGCCCACAGTGTGGCCATTCTTCTCTACCTGAGCCGCAAGTTCCAGACTGCAGCACACTGGTATCCAGCCGACTTGCAAGCACGTGCTCGTGTGGACGAATTCCTGGCATGGCAGCATGCCGCCATCCAGCTGCCTGCCACCAATGTCTACCTGTGCAAGGTGAGCTTCCCTGGCCCCTTCATGCAGAGCCTGGCAGAAGCCAGGACAACCAGAGCTGAGAGGGTCCACATGTTGCTTCCCCTCCACTGCCCTGGCAGACATCACTAATCTATCATAGAGGCTTTCTTCTGTATTCAGTGAATCCTCAGAATCCTTCTGAAGGTTGAGTCCCACAAAGGGTATTAAATCAGGTGTCAGCAGGAGAGGAGTGGTGAGGAGGCTTGGGGAGTGGGATCAGGTCAAGCTGCTTTCTCTCCTTCGGGCCCAGACGCTCCTGCCTTACTTCTCGGGGCAGCCTGTGGATACTGTGAAGTTGGAGAGGCTGATAAGTAGACTGACAGCCACACTGCAGCACCTAGACCAGCAGGTTCTGGCCGTCCGGCCCTTTATGGCCACTGAGCAGGTTTCTCTGGCTGACCTGATGGCATTCACAGAGCTGATGCAGGTGAGGATCTCCTGTCTCCCTGCATTCTGGGGGCTGGTGTACCAGCCATGGAACCGAGCCTCTGACCCCTctgtctgtgtccccagcccattGCTGCTGGCTGTGAAGTCTTCCGAGACTGGCCCCGCTTGACATCATGGCGGGCCCGTGTGGAGGCTGTCCTGGGCCCTGAGCTCATCCAGGAGGCACATAGGCTGGTACTACAGCCTCGGGACCCCCGAGAGGCCCAGCGGGACCCCCAAGTGGCCCAGATACTGGTGCATCGGCTTCAAGAGAGGCTCTCCTGAACATTGCTATTCACAATAAACCTGTTGtgtgtcttccccttgtctctagTGTTTCTGTTCCAGGATTGAGGGTTTCCCCGTTGCCTCGCAGAAACCTCAGAAATCAGGGAATCTCTTGGGATCACACTACAGTAATCAGAATGCAGGTCTCTGGAATGTGGGTTCATAGTTATATTCCTCCGCAGCTGGGTTTAACTGTCAGGTACATGGCCTGGCCTTTGCCAATCCCTTCCCAGCCCAGAACCTTCTGCACGGCACATTCTACAAATCCCTCAAGAACTTTGCTTTCCCTGTGGACATGTGTATGTGGAGGGAGGGTCCTTCTTAGTCTCTGTGACTACTTCTCAGAAACATCCCAATTTTGCAccctccctgttgctgccccTTATCCCTCCCATTATGTTATTTGCCTTGACACCTTTGCATCTCCCAGACTAAGTTTCTCTTCCTCCcaaccatttctttttattagatagagacagaaattgagagggggagcggagatagagaaagagacagagggacacttgcaaccctgatttgcctcttatgaagctttccttctgcaggtagggaacaggacttgagcctggtccttgtacactgtaatgtgagtgctcagtcaggtgcatcaTCGCCAGGCCCCTCCtcccaacaattaaaaaaatatttatttattcattcccttttgttgcccttgttgccaaccattttttaaaataatttttctcttctttttttccttttaaagattcatttatttattttgaatagaaacagaagttgagaaggaaggggagatagaagagggagaaagaggagagaaagagaaagagaggaagagagacctgcagcactgctttgccacttttgaagcttcccctttccaAGCTTCCCTTGGTCCCCTTTTCCTGGGGACcttggtggggaccaaggacttgaacccaggcccttgaacactgatgtgtgcactcaaccaggtatgccatcatcgCTCCCTCCCAACTATTTTCTAACCAAGATTTGGGGCtgacaaaacagctcacctgaatagcaccattgctttgtcatgtgtgtgatccaaagtcagtcagagttcagggcaccagtatgctgggctagctttgcagtgggagacagacgaccagggacacatggctgagcggagaagcagtatttctttattcacaagtgaacggttcaaaaaactaatctaatctaatcacaatctAATTCTGTgctgcctctcttctcttctgGGGGAAGAGTCAGCAACCCAGGAAgtatataggatagggggcggggagaaggaagaagcgtgaagtagcaaggactaaaccaaaatctcctggaggcagggggagtgagaccaaaccagtgtaacagaatgaccatgtaaatagaccacaacgtcaagcaatgtaacagaagggatcccagaagcagaactagaagcataccaacaatccaagttcaagcccagcctctatCACACTGGGCACTGgggtatctggaaaaaaaaacaaaactaaaaacagTAACAATGCACTATGACTCAGAATGGGCTCATCTACTTGTACCCTCAATTCCCTTGGAAACTCTCCAAGGTTATTTCTCACCCCATCTTAATTCTGCACCCTGCAAAGCCCCTTTGTTTATCTCTTAGCAGAAAGGTCTAGCCCCCAGGAGCTTTTGCATAAGCTCTTCTGACACAGCCAGCTGTGCATTCCCATGGGTGCCTTGGGAGAGGGAAGGCAGGACTTCAGCCACCCTTTCCCCCAGACCCCAAGCCTTCTTCCAGCTTCCTCTTCAGAATCCCCCTGCTGGGAGAATTCCAGGCTCCCTTGGTCTTATGACAACAGCAAGTGACCCAGAAGTTCCAGAATGTAGGGGCCAGGGTAGGAGAGGTTTTGATAGCACCCAGGGGCTCAGGTTGGGTGGGGGTTCAGCTTTGTGGTCTATCATCCAGAACTGAGATCTCTGACCCTCTTCTCAGCATGGGCCTGGAGCTCTACCTGGATCTGCTGTCTCCCTCCTGCCGTGCTGTCTACATCTTTGCCAAGAAGAATGGCATCCCATTTGAATTCCAGTTTGTGGACCTGCTGAAAGGTGGGCATCAAGGTGTCCTTGAGAAATAGACACAGAGACTGAGGAGCCTCCCCGCCACCCTCTGccccatacacatatacacactcaagGCTCAAGGTCCACAGGGAAGAAGAAAACTCCCAAGGAAATTGGAAGCTATGTGGCTGTCCTCACCGGAAGTGCCCTTCACGAAATAAAGCTCTTGTAGGGTAAAGCAAAAGGAAGGGCTGATTCCACCCCATGCCCTCCCTTCTGGCGAAGGTCTAGCTGCAGGCTGGCTGAAGGCTGAAAAGCAGTGTGAGGATTTCACACCTCAGAGTCAAATGGGTTCAGATCCTCTCTAAGTGACAGATATCTAGTCTGAGGTTCCAGGCACCATCTCCAGTACTGCCAGAAGCATAGAGGACACTCTAAAACCTCCTCTCACAGAGTCAGGAGCATCATGAACACAGAACAGGGTGACAGGAGAGCTCCAGAAATCATGTGGTGTCAGTGGGACCCCCTAGAGATGTTTCTAACTGGGGACAAGAAgtcaaagataaatttaaaacttATGTCCCCATGTTGGGTTACCTGTTCACCCCAAATGATTGCATGTGAGAGGCTACATTTTgaaagattcattcattcattcattcattcattcattcattcactcaatcactcattcattcactgtgtgtgtttaagagactgagagcagagggagaccaagaccagagcactattggTCATATGTGGTGCTTGAGATCAAACTTGGTACTTCTATACTTACAAAGCATGcactttgtggcttaggggaaagagaggactgaatcagcaaaagaaggggcaactgtgtataaatgtggacagatagttctAGAGAAGATGAATGGCTCATGtatacaactttaggggaactgtggtggattgcagtggggagagtaaagattcagaactctggtggtgggaatgttgtggattcaaacccctgtctacatgtaattctgtaatataaaaatataaaataataatagtaataaataacaaAGCATGCACTCTGTCCTCTGAGCCACTTCTTCTGGCTGCCAGAGAGGCTTCC
Proteins encoded in this window:
- the LOC103111525 gene encoding glutathione S-transferase theta-1-like: MLVELFLDLYSPPCRAIYIFAKKNGIPFELRPVELARGEHLKPEFLKVNPLKKVPALRDGDFLLAESVAILLYLSRKFQTAAHWYPADLQARARVDEFLAWQHAAIQLPATNVYLCKTLLPYFSGQPVDTVKLERLISRLTATLQHLDQQVLAVRPFMATEQVSLADLMAFTELMQPIAAGCEVFRDWPRLTSWRARVEAVLGPELIQEAHRLVLQPRDPREAQRDPQVAQILVHRLQERLS